A genomic region of Jeotgalibaca ciconiae contains the following coding sequences:
- the hflX gene encoding GTPase HflX — translation METAREKEKVILVGVQTRQSDELFEYELQELENLTETVEGEVVAVLTQKKDSIDPRTVIGKGKLEELLHLVEELGAHTVIFEQELSPRHLRNIQEVIQCKIIDRIQLILDIFAMRAKSKEGKLQVSLAQLNYLLPRLTGQGINMSRLGGGIGTRGPGETKLETDRRHIHRQINEIKKELEETERHRQRSREKRQSSGVFQIGLIGYTNAGKSTILNRLTDADTFEENLLFATLDPLTRKMVFPNQFKATITDTVGFVQNLPTQLIHAFHSTLEESRGVDLFLHVVDSSQQYVEQQEETVLDLIQNLNMQETPIITVYNKKDKMHENFQARLHPHIVISALNEADIATLQDFMWEEIKKHLVPYEREVSLAEDGGALFNQLQQETFVESMELIGETNHYLFKGYTKSNSKWLGDR, via the coding sequence ATGGAAACTGCAAGAGAAAAAGAAAAGGTGATTTTAGTTGGGGTTCAAACGAGACAGTCGGATGAGTTATTTGAATATGAATTACAAGAGTTAGAGAATTTAACGGAGACGGTTGAAGGGGAAGTCGTAGCAGTCCTTACCCAAAAGAAAGATTCAATTGATCCCAGAACGGTTATTGGCAAGGGTAAGTTGGAAGAACTGTTACACCTTGTAGAAGAATTAGGAGCTCACACAGTAATTTTTGAACAAGAACTTTCACCAAGACATCTTCGTAATATACAAGAAGTAATCCAGTGCAAAATAATTGATCGTATTCAATTAATATTAGATATATTTGCCATGCGGGCAAAGAGTAAGGAAGGTAAATTACAAGTTTCTTTAGCTCAATTAAATTACTTGTTGCCAAGGCTAACCGGCCAAGGTATTAATATGTCCAGGCTCGGCGGGGGAATTGGTACAAGAGGACCCGGGGAAACTAAACTGGAAACGGACCGTAGACATATTCACCGACAAATTAATGAAATCAAGAAAGAATTAGAAGAGACAGAGAGACACCGCCAACGTTCGAGAGAAAAAAGACAATCAAGTGGCGTTTTCCAAATTGGTTTAATTGGTTATACAAATGCAGGGAAATCCACTATATTGAATCGATTAACAGATGCTGATACGTTTGAAGAAAACCTATTATTTGCAACTCTGGATCCCTTAACGAGAAAAATGGTTTTCCCTAATCAATTTAAAGCAACGATAACGGACACGGTTGGTTTTGTTCAAAATTTACCTACTCAACTCATCCATGCTTTTCATTCTACTTTAGAAGAAAGCAGAGGAGTGGATTTGTTTCTTCATGTAGTAGATTCCTCGCAGCAATATGTTGAGCAACAAGAAGAGACTGTTTTAGACTTAATCCAAAATCTAAACATGCAAGAAACGCCAATTATCACGGTTTACAATAAAAAAGATAAGATGCATGAAAATTTCCAAGCTCGCTTACACCCACACATTGTCATATCAGCATTAAATGAAGCAGACATTGCAACCTTGCAGGATTTTATGTGGGAAGAGATAAAAAAACACCTTGTTCCTTATGAGCGCGAAGTATCGTTGGCAGAAGATGGAGGAGCACTATTTAATCAACTGCAGCAAGAAACTTTTGTCGAGTCAATGGAATTAATTGGAGAAACAAATCACTATTTATTTAAAGGATATACTAAAAGCAATTCAAAATGGTTAGGAGATCGTTAG
- a CDS encoding MarR family winged helix-turn-helix transcriptional regulator, with protein sequence MSHSIEQINSYLISIFDEVLDIEEDALRGSNFSDLSISEMHTLEAIGMYSEHTSSEVAKKLNITAGTLSVAINTLVKKDYVVRQRMENDRRVIKLGLTKKGKLVYRLHEKFHREMVKRTIEGMDDEEVEVLLRGLNNLHSFLFELVESIGKR encoded by the coding sequence TTGAGTCATTCTATCGAACAAATCAACTCTTATTTAATTTCCATTTTCGATGAAGTACTGGACATAGAAGAAGATGCTTTGCGCGGTAGTAATTTTTCTGATTTATCAATTAGCGAAATGCATACCTTGGAAGCTATTGGAATGTATTCAGAACATACTTCATCAGAGGTAGCCAAAAAACTAAATATTACTGCCGGCACTTTATCAGTTGCTATTAACACTTTAGTTAAAAAAGATTACGTCGTTCGACAGCGAATGGAAAACGATCGTAGAGTAATTAAGCTTGGTTTAACCAAAAAGGGCAAACTGGTCTATCGGCTTCATGAAAAGTTTCATCGTGAAATGGTAAAACGTACGATTGAAGGTATGGATGACGAAGAAGTGGAAGTACTATTACGAGGTTTAAACAACCTTCACAGTTTCTTATTTGAACTGGTTGAAAGTATTGGGAAAAGGTAA
- a CDS encoding methionine gamma-lyase family protein, whose amino-acid sequence MSQSIRNIESIVNKVDEQIQEVFKEVQQKVLENQKKVLDGFRKCNVSDYHFTPSTGYGYNDIGRDTLEELYAEIFKGEAALVRPQIISGTHAIATALLGVLRPNDDLLYITGQPYDTLLDIVGVTGNGIGSLKEYQIGYDHVDLLDDGSVDFEGVEAKLTEQTKVIGIQRSRGYANRPSFTIEDIRVMIEKIKPLAPNAIFFVDNCYGEFVETMEPIEVGADLIAGSLIKNPGGGIVKMGGYIVGNEDLIEKCSYRLTTPGIGREAGATLYSLLEMYQGLFLAPHVVGEAVKGAIFTSALLEECGVESTPKWNDSRTDLIQMVELPSEEQLVEFAQVIQKYSPVDSNVLPIPAPMPGYESKVIMAAGTFIQGASIELSADGPIRPPYTLYIQGGLTFEHVKLAVTAAVEEVFFKA is encoded by the coding sequence ATGAGTCAATCAATTCGTAACATAGAATCAATCGTCAATAAGGTAGATGAGCAAATACAAGAAGTATTTAAAGAAGTTCAACAAAAAGTTTTGGAAAATCAAAAGAAGGTATTGGATGGTTTTCGCAAATGCAATGTAAGTGATTATCACTTTACTCCAAGTACGGGGTATGGGTATAACGATATAGGAAGAGACACCTTGGAGGAGCTGTATGCTGAAATTTTCAAAGGAGAAGCAGCTCTTGTTCGTCCTCAAATTATTTCTGGCACGCATGCTATTGCAACTGCCTTACTAGGTGTTTTACGTCCAAATGACGATTTATTATATATTACTGGACAGCCTTATGACACTCTATTGGATATCGTAGGTGTAACAGGAAATGGGATTGGTTCTTTAAAGGAGTACCAAATTGGCTATGATCACGTAGATTTACTTGACGATGGTTCTGTGGACTTTGAAGGAGTAGAAGCGAAGCTAACTGAACAAACAAAAGTAATTGGGATTCAGCGATCACGTGGATATGCAAACAGACCTTCGTTTACCATTGAAGATATCCGAGTAATGATCGAGAAAATCAAACCACTTGCTCCAAATGCCATATTTTTTGTAGATAACTGTTATGGTGAATTTGTTGAGACGATGGAACCAATAGAAGTGGGCGCCGACTTAATTGCAGGATCACTTATTAAAAATCCTGGTGGTGGTATCGTTAAAATGGGTGGTTATATCGTGGGTAACGAGGACTTGATTGAAAAGTGTTCCTACCGTTTAACCACACCAGGAATTGGCCGTGAAGCAGGAGCTACGTTATATAGTTTGCTAGAAATGTATCAGGGGCTGTTTTTAGCGCCTCACGTGGTCGGAGAAGCCGTTAAAGGAGCAATCTTCACTTCAGCACTGCTAGAGGAGTGTGGAGTAGAATCAACGCCCAAATGGAATGATTCGCGTACTGACCTGATTCAAATGGTAGAATTACCTTCTGAAGAACAATTAGTGGAATTCGCACAAGTTATTCAGAAATATTCGCCTGTAGATTCAAACGTTCTACCAATCCCGGCCCCCATGCCTGGTTATGAAAGTAAGGTAATTATGGCTGCAGGAACCTTTATCCAAGGAGCGAGTATTGAATTGTCTGCAGATGGTCCAATAAGACCACCTTATACATTATATATTCAAGGCGGTCTAACATTTGAACACGTAAAATTAGCTGTAACAGCCGCGGTAGAAGAAGTATTTTTTAAAGCATAG
- the miaA gene encoding tRNA (adenosine(37)-N6)-dimethylallyltransferase MiaA, whose product MVNAKNSSIIVIMGPTAVGKTALGVHLAKKYSGEVINGDSLQVYKGLDIGTAKVTVEEMGGIPHHLIDIVDVASSYTASDFKAAAEQVIDDIQSRGKVPILVGGSGLYIQGLLNDMKFGKTGEDISFRKNLEKTLEETSSLYIWNQLNMVDPEAAKEIHPNNTRRVIRALESIHMSGEKFSSQQEFSLSDSYRVLSIALNCDRTLLYERINHRVEVMVEQGVLDEAKMLFELVNKENNQAHKGIGYKEWFPYFSGDATFDEAKEKVKQNSRRYAKRQLTWFRNRMENVHWFDVMKDNYLESVELLVTDFLERGE is encoded by the coding sequence GTGGTTAATGCAAAAAATTCAAGTATCATTGTTATAATGGGTCCAACGGCAGTGGGGAAAACGGCTTTAGGTGTTCATTTAGCAAAAAAATATTCAGGAGAAGTGATCAATGGTGATTCCTTGCAGGTTTATAAGGGATTGGATATTGGTACAGCAAAAGTAACAGTGGAGGAGATGGGTGGTATCCCCCACCACTTAATCGATATCGTAGATGTCGCATCTTCATATACAGCAAGTGATTTCAAAGCAGCAGCTGAGCAAGTCATCGATGATATCCAGAGTAGGGGGAAAGTACCCATCCTGGTTGGTGGTTCAGGTTTGTATATTCAAGGGTTATTAAATGATATGAAATTCGGGAAAACAGGAGAAGATATTTCTTTCCGCAAAAACCTTGAAAAAACTTTAGAAGAAACATCATCCCTCTACATTTGGAACCAATTGAATATGGTTGATCCGGAAGCTGCCAAAGAAATTCATCCAAACAATACAAGAAGAGTCATTCGAGCATTAGAATCAATCCACATGTCTGGAGAAAAATTTTCTTCCCAGCAAGAATTTTCACTTTCAGACAGTTACCGTGTCCTATCCATTGCTTTAAATTGTGATCGGACACTTTTATATGAACGAATTAATCATCGGGTTGAAGTAATGGTGGAGCAAGGTGTGTTAGATGAAGCGAAAATGCTGTTTGAATTAGTGAATAAAGAAAATAACCAGGCGCACAAGGGAATTGGCTACAAGGAATGGTTTCCTTACTTTTCAGGGGATGCGACTTTTGATGAAGCAAAAGAAAAAGTAAAGCAAAATTCAAGACGATATGCGAAACGTCAATTAACTTGGTTTCGAAATCGAATGGAAAATGTCCATTGGTTTGATGTAATGAAAGACAATTATTTAGAATCTGTTGAATTGCTTGTCACAGACTTCTTAGAAAGAGGTGAGTAA
- a CDS encoding glycerophosphodiester phosphodiesterase has translation MIKGAVILVTKVIAHRGSKGTAPENTLISFREALEVGSDGIELDVHLSKDNFPVVIHDETIDRTTNGSGLVCDFTVEELQQFDAGGWFHNRFKGEKIPTLEEVLVFLTESNFSGVLNIELKTDKNEYKGIEMMVLELVASLKPQYPIIYSSFNYATLERLLEINPEAEYALLFNEKNRNFMTLNESIPVKGWHTGLKTLTSVLKMKNNIPLRVWTVNTTILLSYCFRKKVDSVITDFPKKALHVRRLVQGG, from the coding sequence TTGATAAAAGGAGCTGTTATTCTGGTTACAAAAGTTATTGCACATAGAGGTAGTAAAGGGACTGCTCCAGAAAATACGCTTATTTCATTTCGAGAAGCTTTAGAAGTTGGCAGTGATGGTATCGAATTAGATGTACATCTATCCAAAGATAATTTTCCAGTGGTTATTCATGATGAAACAATTGATCGAACCACAAATGGTTCTGGATTAGTATGTGATTTCACGGTTGAAGAACTACAACAGTTTGATGCAGGGGGGTGGTTTCACAATCGTTTCAAAGGAGAGAAAATACCAACACTAGAGGAAGTCTTGGTATTTTTAACAGAGAGTAATTTTTCAGGGGTTTTAAATATTGAACTTAAAACCGACAAAAATGAATATAAGGGAATAGAGATGATGGTACTAGAGCTGGTTGCTTCATTAAAGCCGCAGTATCCCATTATCTATTCTAGTTTTAATTATGCGACACTTGAGCGTTTGCTAGAAATAAATCCCGAAGCAGAATACGCTTTATTATTTAATGAAAAAAATCGAAATTTTATGACATTAAATGAAAGCATACCTGTAAAAGGCTGGCACACCGGCTTAAAGACATTGACTTCTGTACTAAAAATGAAAAATAACATTCCCTTGAGAGTGTGGACGGTTAATACTACGATACTATTATCTTATTGTTTTAGAAAAAAAGTAGACAGTGTTATTACGGACTTCCCCAAAAAAGCATTACATGTGAGGAGGCTCGTACAAGGTGGTTAA
- a CDS encoding beta-ketoacyl-ACP synthase III: protein MGIKITATGHYLPPQVVSNDDLAKFLDTSDEWIKKRTGISQRHISAGENTSDLAAKAAENILRKRGISGEEIDFIILATMTPDASSPSTACIVQEKIGATKAFCFDINAACSGFVFALSTACHFMRSGMYKKGLVLGAETMSKVINWEDRSTAVLFGDGAGGLLLEESDVDSFVAEDLHSDGSRFMALTADEKKVQNPFLSNEQNEDKQYLKMDGRGIFDFVIRSVPKTINQSIENGGLEKDDISWVVAHQANIRLLEAISKKVKIPLSKFATNIESTGNTSAASIPVLLSHMVDSKQIDIGSGEKLLFTGFGGGLTWGSIIITI, encoded by the coding sequence ATGGGAATTAAAATTACAGCAACCGGGCATTATTTACCACCTCAGGTAGTATCGAATGATGACTTGGCAAAGTTTCTAGATACGAGCGATGAATGGATAAAGAAGAGAACGGGCATTTCACAAAGACATATCTCTGCTGGCGAAAATACTTCTGACCTAGCTGCTAAAGCAGCCGAGAATATTTTAAGAAAAAGAGGTATTTCCGGTGAAGAGATTGACTTTATTATTTTGGCAACAATGACGCCCGATGCATCAAGTCCTTCTACAGCCTGTATTGTTCAAGAAAAAATAGGTGCTACCAAAGCTTTCTGTTTTGATATTAATGCAGCTTGTTCAGGATTTGTTTTTGCTCTATCAACGGCATGTCACTTTATGCGAAGTGGGATGTATAAAAAAGGATTGGTCCTTGGTGCAGAAACAATGTCAAAAGTTATTAATTGGGAAGATCGTTCAACTGCTGTATTGTTTGGCGACGGTGCTGGAGGACTACTTTTAGAAGAATCAGATGTAGATTCTTTTGTTGCAGAAGATTTACATTCAGATGGTTCTCGTTTTATGGCTTTAACAGCTGATGAAAAGAAAGTTCAAAATCCTTTTTTATCGAACGAGCAAAATGAAGACAAGCAGTATTTGAAAATGGATGGCAGAGGCATATTTGACTTTGTTATTCGCAGTGTACCAAAAACGATCAATCAATCGATCGAAAACGGCGGTCTAGAAAAGGATGATATATCATGGGTAGTTGCTCATCAAGCAAATATTCGCCTTCTAGAAGCAATCAGTAAAAAAGTAAAGATACCTTTATCGAAATTTGCTACAAACATTGAAAGTACGGGAAATACTTCCGCTGCAAGTATCCCCGTACTGCTCAGCCATATGGTTGATTCAAAGCAAATCGATATTGGCAGCGGAGAAAAACTTCTCTTTACTGGATTTGGTGGAGGCCTGACATGGGGTTCCATTATTATAACAATATAA
- a CDS encoding DUF2187 family protein encodes MAKKISEETKTMIEAQLRKGTSNSRIASLLGVSYEDALKVVDTIKESIRPDVGDEIRFTFRDHKMVGTIQKLLTNSAVVEINWNQSSHIMKDICEDKTIVNFKDIDEFVNVGE; translated from the coding sequence ATGGCTAAAAAGATTTCTGAAGAAACAAAAACTATGATTGAAGCTCAACTACGAAAAGGAACCAGTAATTCCCGAATTGCTAGCTTATTGGGGGTTTCTTATGAAGATGCTCTGAAAGTAGTTGATACGATTAAAGAATCAATTCGGCCGGATGTAGGCGATGAGATTCGTTTTACTTTTCGAGACCACAAAATGGTTGGAACAATCCAAAAGTTATTAACAAATAGTGCAGTAGTAGAAATAAACTGGAATCAATCATCTCATATCATGAAAGATATCTGCGAAGACAAAACAATTGTGAATTTCAAAGATATTGATGAATTTGTAAATGTAGGTGAATAA
- the recN gene encoding DNA repair protein RecN yields the protein MLQELSIKNFAIIDNLEISFDNGMTVLTGETGAGKSIIIDAVGLLAGGRGSADLIRHGEEKTILQGLFSLPDSVQLSTLLEEYGIENSGDQIILQRELSRNGKNVARVNGSIVTVAILREIANFLIDIHGQNEHQELMNPQNHLYLLDQFSDEKTKKQLAAYRQNYHSYQVAQEELKKLQSDEQQNIQRIDLLKFQIDEIEQANLQDNEEEFLSEERSLLANYQRIQEGLTNAYRSLQGEEGNALDQVGVSMESLEKIQDFSPNYSELFKNISEAYYQLEDSIVSIRSEIDDMSYDEGRLNEIELRLEVIHQLKRKYGQSITEIKKYYEQIIVELDMISNKESYIARLTKTFEREKSSIEKTGKALSKMRREIAEKLEIEIQKQLKELYMEKAQFKVIFNEEKTAIHSNGLDVIEFYISTNVGEPLKPLTKIASGGELSRMMLALKAIFTQTQGITSIIFDEVDTGVSGRVAQAIANKIHLVAEHSQVLCISHLPQVAAMADHHFYIEKEVSGNRTKTHITNIEENTRVMEIARMLAGSDITELSIAHARELLDLAKK from the coding sequence ATGCTGCAAGAATTATCCATTAAAAATTTTGCGATTATTGATAATTTAGAAATTAGTTTTGATAACGGTATGACGGTTCTGACAGGGGAAACAGGAGCAGGTAAATCCATTATTATTGATGCTGTAGGACTTCTTGCTGGTGGAAGAGGATCTGCTGATTTAATTAGACATGGGGAAGAGAAAACAATTTTGCAAGGTTTATTTTCTTTGCCTGACTCGGTACAATTATCTACTTTATTAGAAGAATATGGGATAGAAAATAGTGGAGATCAGATTATTTTACAAAGAGAACTTTCTCGTAATGGAAAGAATGTTGCCCGGGTAAATGGAAGTATTGTGACCGTGGCAATTCTCCGCGAAATTGCCAATTTTCTAATTGATATCCATGGACAAAACGAACACCAGGAATTAATGAATCCACAAAACCATTTATATCTACTTGATCAATTTTCAGACGAAAAAACGAAAAAGCAGTTAGCAGCCTATCGACAAAACTATCATTCTTATCAAGTTGCACAAGAAGAATTAAAAAAATTACAATCAGATGAACAACAAAATATTCAAAGAATTGATCTGCTCAAATTTCAGATAGATGAGATCGAACAGGCAAACCTACAAGATAACGAGGAAGAATTTCTATCAGAAGAGCGCAGTTTATTAGCCAATTACCAAAGGATTCAAGAAGGATTGACAAATGCTTATCGCTCTCTACAAGGAGAAGAGGGGAATGCATTGGATCAAGTGGGAGTCAGTATGGAATCTCTAGAAAAAATACAAGATTTCAGTCCCAACTACTCTGAACTTTTTAAAAACATATCGGAAGCTTATTACCAATTGGAAGACAGCATCGTTTCAATTCGAAGCGAGATTGACGATATGAGTTACGATGAAGGAAGATTGAACGAAATTGAGCTGCGACTTGAAGTTATCCATCAATTAAAACGAAAATATGGGCAATCGATTACTGAAATAAAAAAATATTATGAACAAATTATTGTTGAATTGGACATGATTTCAAATAAAGAGAGCTATATCGCTCGACTTACAAAAACGTTTGAACGAGAAAAAAGCTCGATCGAAAAGACCGGGAAAGCACTTTCTAAAATGAGAAGAGAGATTGCTGAAAAACTAGAAATTGAAATTCAGAAACAGCTGAAAGAATTGTATATGGAGAAAGCGCAGTTTAAAGTAATTTTTAATGAAGAGAAAACAGCCATTCATTCGAATGGTCTTGATGTAATTGAATTTTATATTTCAACCAATGTCGGCGAGCCGCTGAAACCATTAACCAAAATTGCGAGTGGCGGCGAATTATCACGAATGATGTTGGCTTTAAAAGCAATCTTTACTCAAACTCAAGGAATTACAAGTATTATTTTCGATGAGGTCGATACAGGAGTAAGTGGTAGAGTGGCACAAGCAATCGCAAACAAAATCCATTTAGTAGCAGAACATTCTCAAGTTTTATGTATTAGTCATCTACCACAAGTCGCTGCTATGGCTGACCACCACTTTTATATTGAAAAAGAAGTGAGCGGCAACCGAACAAAGACTCACATCACGAATATAGAAGAGAATACTCGTGTAATGGAGATTGCTAGAATGTTGGCAGGAAGTGACATTACAGAGCTCTCCATTGCTCATGCAAGAGAACTGTTAGATTTAGCTAAAAAATAA